The following proteins are co-located in the Noviherbaspirillum sp. UKPF54 genome:
- a CDS encoding sigma-54-dependent Fis family transcriptional regulator gives MVLRLTSRNGQPCTYTKTLKEYGLNLLECFTLEAAHNAVNNGCRVGLLIVTQEAELAHLDKCEPFVSNNKISWVGLIAQELISMPRMREFIGEHLFNFITLPADLDHIALTLRHAWGMAFMREVQHTASPAPQADDDDFVMVGQTPEMQRLFIQIQKVARTDASVLITGPSGTGKEVAALSIHRQSARRNAPFVAVNCGAIAPQLFQSELFGYEKGAFTGATQRKIGRIEAAQGGTLFLDEIGDMPIDMQVNLLRFLQEKTIERVGGNDSIEIDVRVIAATHVDLAEAVLQGRFREDLYYRINVVCMSMPPLADRGQDIEDIAKHYFAKFASAHNRSLRGFSKAAMNAMLSHDWPGNVRELVNRVQRATVMAEGRFIQPEDLGFERNDPHNKMMSLEDARAAAESMMIRRALSQSRNQISRAASLLGVSRVTLYRLIEKYNIRPDIAASARTPFLGSAKHDLGAHK, from the coding sequence ATGGTCCTGCGCCTGACCAGCCGCAACGGGCAGCCATGCACCTATACGAAAACGCTGAAGGAATACGGTCTCAATCTGCTCGAGTGCTTCACCCTGGAAGCCGCCCACAATGCCGTCAACAACGGTTGCCGAGTTGGACTGCTGATTGTCACGCAAGAAGCTGAACTGGCGCACCTCGACAAATGCGAACCGTTCGTCAGCAACAATAAAATCTCATGGGTCGGCCTGATCGCACAGGAATTGATCTCGATGCCACGCATGCGCGAATTCATCGGGGAACACCTGTTCAATTTCATCACGCTGCCCGCCGACCTTGACCATATCGCGCTGACGCTGCGCCACGCCTGGGGCATGGCGTTCATGCGCGAAGTGCAGCATACAGCGTCGCCGGCCCCGCAGGCAGATGACGATGATTTCGTGATGGTAGGACAGACACCGGAAATGCAGCGCCTGTTCATCCAGATTCAGAAAGTCGCACGCACCGATGCCTCGGTGCTGATCACCGGCCCGTCCGGCACAGGCAAGGAAGTGGCCGCACTGTCGATTCACCGGCAATCGGCGCGTCGCAACGCGCCGTTCGTGGCAGTCAATTGCGGCGCTATTGCGCCGCAATTGTTTCAGTCCGAGTTGTTCGGCTATGAAAAGGGTGCGTTCACCGGCGCCACCCAGCGCAAGATCGGCCGCATCGAGGCAGCTCAAGGAGGCACTCTGTTTCTCGATGAAATCGGCGACATGCCGATCGACATGCAGGTAAACCTGCTGCGCTTCCTGCAGGAGAAGACGATCGAGCGCGTGGGCGGCAACGATTCGATCGAAATCGATGTACGCGTCATCGCGGCAACTCATGTCGATCTCGCGGAAGCAGTATTACAGGGGCGCTTCCGCGAAGACTTGTATTACCGTATCAATGTCGTCTGCATGAGCATGCCGCCGCTGGCCGATCGCGGACAGGATATCGAGGATATCGCAAAGCACTATTTCGCCAAGTTTGCCAGCGCACATAACCGCAGCCTGCGCGGGTTTTCCAAGGCAGCGATGAATGCGATGCTCAGCCACGACTGGCCCGGCAACGTACGCGAACTGGTCAACCGCGTGCAGCGTGCAACAGTGATGGCGGAAGGACGCTTCATCCAGCCGGAAGACCTCGGCTTTGAGCGCAACGACCCGCACAACAAGATGATGTCGCTGGAAGACGCGCGCGCCGCCGCCGAGAGCATGATGATCCGGCGTGCGCTGTCGCAGTCGCGCAATCAAATCTCGCGGGCGGCATCCCTGTTGGGCGTATCGCGGGTGACGCTTTATCGACTGATCGAGAAGTACAACATCCGGCCCGATATCGCGGCTAGCGCACGAACGCCATTCCTTGGTAGCGCAAAGCACGACCTGGGGGCGCACAAATAA
- a CDS encoding transporter, with the protein MKSKTVRATQIVPLALAGMLCAAHSQAAETPGQQRERNDVRAAQPQDLPEPRVQTSHMTLHAGEGALPHTAAQDTQVAQSAPAPADPRAPATESGRTAQRSGPGVFEVDEDAAQRALERTLTQSGALLLPQRTVEITPSYTYRRSEQSAAVLATVVNPATSASTQAVINQRNRQNENTFRVDVRAGLPYNSQLEFSLPYSIMRTSQVTDFGTGTSANGNGLGDATLGIAKTLARESGARPDLVGRLTYNFGNGKRQDNGVPLTGGFRQIIAELIALKRQDPLAFVASAFYGKTFEKDGIRPGDSAGISLSATLAASPATSLQLGFSQVYRKKQENNGITLEGSDQTYGIATFGASSVLSRDLTLVTQLGIGMGNDAPKYSFTISLPILFR; encoded by the coding sequence ATGAAATCGAAAACAGTACGCGCAACGCAAATCGTACCGCTCGCACTGGCCGGCATGCTCTGCGCCGCTCATTCGCAAGCAGCCGAGACACCAGGGCAACAGCGCGAGCGGAACGACGTCCGCGCGGCGCAGCCGCAGGATCTCCCGGAACCACGCGTACAGACATCCCACATGACATTGCATGCAGGCGAAGGAGCACTTCCCCACACTGCCGCACAGGACACGCAGGTCGCGCAGTCCGCGCCCGCCCCGGCAGATCCACGGGCACCGGCGACGGAGAGCGGACGAACCGCGCAGCGATCCGGGCCTGGTGTCTTCGAAGTGGACGAAGATGCAGCGCAGCGCGCACTCGAGCGCACTCTGACCCAGAGCGGCGCGTTACTGCTGCCGCAGCGCACGGTTGAAATCACGCCCAGCTACACTTACCGGCGCAGCGAGCAAAGCGCTGCGGTGCTCGCCACCGTTGTGAATCCGGCCACCTCGGCATCGACGCAGGCGGTCATTAATCAGAGGAACAGGCAGAACGAGAACACGTTCCGCGTCGATGTCCGGGCAGGCCTGCCCTACAATAGCCAGCTTGAATTCAGTCTGCCTTACAGCATCATGCGTACGTCGCAAGTGACCGATTTCGGTACGGGCACCTCAGCCAACGGAAACGGCCTTGGCGACGCCACGCTTGGCATTGCAAAGACGCTTGCGCGCGAAAGCGGAGCGCGGCCTGATCTGGTCGGACGCCTCACCTATAACTTCGGGAACGGCAAGCGGCAGGATAATGGCGTTCCCTTGACTGGCGGCTTTCGCCAGATAATTGCAGAACTGATTGCGCTCAAACGCCAGGACCCGCTGGCATTCGTGGCTAGCGCCTTCTATGGCAAGACCTTTGAAAAAGACGGAATCAGGCCGGGTGACTCTGCCGGCATTTCTTTATCCGCGACCCTGGCTGCAAGTCCGGCCACATCGTTGCAGCTAGGCTTCTCGCAGGTCTATCGCAAGAAACAGGAAAACAACGGCATTACGCTGGAAGGGTCGGATCAGACTTATGGCATCGCGACCTTTGGCGCCTCGTCCGTTCTCTCGCGCGATCTGACCTTGGTGACGCAGCTCGGCATCGGCATGGGCAACGACGCTCCAAAATACAGCTTTACCATCTCGCTGCCGATTCTTTTCAGATAA
- a CDS encoding C39 family peptidase produces the protein MKRMHQPYAVESSAASARWRHRAVNMACAGCCALLYLLPAVQAFAGERAVRSLLEMRHENVVIQQWDLSCGAAALATLLKYQHGEPVTEKEVALSLMKREEYIKNPQLIQSREGFSLLDLKRHVDARGYLGSGYGKLQLKDLVAKAPLIVPIKTHGYNHFVVFRGMYRDRALLADPAWGNRTMPVDEFMEHWIEYPSLGRIGFTVQRRDGVIPPNQLAPTENDFLTLR, from the coding sequence ATGAAAAGAATGCACCAGCCCTATGCAGTGGAAAGCTCGGCCGCGTCTGCCCGTTGGCGGCACCGCGCCGTCAACATGGCTTGCGCCGGATGCTGCGCATTGCTATATCTGCTGCCGGCTGTCCAGGCCTTCGCCGGCGAACGCGCCGTCAGGTCGCTGCTTGAAATGCGCCATGAGAACGTGGTGATACAACAGTGGGACCTGAGCTGCGGTGCGGCGGCGCTGGCGACCCTGCTGAAGTACCAGCATGGCGAACCGGTCACCGAGAAGGAGGTGGCGCTGTCGCTGATGAAGCGGGAGGAATACATCAAGAATCCGCAGCTGATCCAGAGTCGCGAAGGTTTTTCGCTGCTGGACCTGAAGCGCCATGTCGACGCCCGCGGCTATCTGGGCAGCGGTTACGGCAAGCTCCAGCTCAAGGACCTGGTTGCCAAGGCGCCGTTGATCGTGCCGATCAAAACGCACGGTTACAACCACTTCGTCGTCTTTCGCGGCATGTATCGCGACCGCGCGCTGCTGGCCGATCCCGCCTGGGGCAACCGCACCATGCCAGTGGATGAATTCATGGAGCACTGGATCGAATATCCCTCGCTGGGGCGCATCGGCTTTACCGTGCAGCGGCGCGACGGCGTCATACCGCCGAACCAACTGGCTCCTACGGAAAATGATTTCCTGACCTTGCGTTAG
- a CDS encoding LysR family transcriptional regulator yields MSLKQWRILHAVIDCGGYAEAAKSLHLSQSTISYTISKLQEQLGVPLLKIDGRKAILTSEGRALLDRSRHVLKEAIELETFAKNLGQGRGGEVRLVVDQNFPTPLLMQALREFTLSGEGAAEVKLREVPISQTEEVLHDLSVDLAISEHVPLGLLGEPLVEVAHIPVAHPDHPLFKLEREVTAADLAQHVQIGIAPSGDAARTAATNSAQARCWLLNSCDTVVAAVREGLGYAWLPQHRVGQWIEQGLLARLPVGDKAGYKTVLYLIHGRPWSATPAANRFAEVLRSLVAQATEQ; encoded by the coding sequence GTGAGTCTCAAGCAATGGCGCATCTTGCATGCCGTCATAGACTGCGGCGGCTATGCCGAAGCCGCGAAATCGCTTCATCTGAGCCAGTCCACCATCAGCTACACCATTTCCAAGCTCCAGGAACAACTCGGCGTGCCCTTGCTCAAGATCGATGGGCGCAAGGCGATCCTGACGAGCGAGGGGCGCGCGCTGCTGGACCGCTCGCGCCATGTGCTCAAGGAAGCCATCGAGCTCGAGACCTTCGCCAAGAACCTGGGGCAGGGGCGTGGCGGCGAGGTGCGTCTGGTAGTCGATCAAAACTTTCCGACACCGTTGCTGATGCAGGCGTTGCGGGAGTTTACGCTGAGCGGGGAGGGCGCCGCCGAGGTCAAGCTGCGCGAAGTGCCGATATCGCAAACGGAAGAAGTGCTGCATGACCTGAGCGTCGACCTCGCCATCAGCGAGCATGTGCCGCTCGGGTTGCTCGGCGAGCCGCTGGTCGAAGTCGCGCACATTCCCGTGGCGCATCCGGATCATCCCTTGTTCAAGCTGGAGCGCGAGGTGACTGCCGCAGATCTTGCGCAGCACGTGCAGATCGGTATTGCCCCGAGCGGCGATGCCGCCCGCACAGCAGCGACGAACTCGGCTCAGGCGCGCTGCTGGCTGCTCAACAGCTGCGACACGGTGGTGGCAGCGGTGCGCGAAGGACTGGGTTATGCCTGGCTGCCGCAACATCGGGTCGGGCAATGGATCGAGCAAGGCTTGCTGGCACGTTTGCCTGTGGGCGACAAGGCCGGGTACAAGACGGTGCTGTATCTGATACACGGCCGCCCCTGGTCCGCCACGCCTGCGGCGAACCGCTTTGCCGAAGTGCTACGCAGCCTTGTCGCGCAGGCGACCGAGCAATAG
- a CDS encoding LysR family transcriptional regulator, with product MDRLQSMRVFAKVVEQGSFARAAQMLDISNAVVTRHVADLEEHLGTRLLNRTTRRLSLTETGHAYLERVLQILQEVEDAEAIASAHSKKPTGTLRIYSQIGFGQLHLARLLREYAKLYPDVVLDVTLSDRNVDLVEDGFDVGIFIDFQKFDASMIARQLGITEVVLCASPEYVKQHGVPAELEDISRHICLNFSLEQVRHHWPVKQADGTTTQIPINCKVVSNNGDLLRQCALEGMGVVLRPSFALRDDLAAGRLVRLLPDQHLQSLSVVMVYPSRRLLSAKVRSFVDFMSQQFPRPESDPWLEPAA from the coding sequence ATGGACAGATTGCAATCGATGCGCGTGTTTGCGAAGGTGGTCGAGCAAGGCAGCTTTGCGCGTGCCGCGCAGATGCTGGATATCTCCAACGCCGTCGTCACGCGCCATGTGGCCGACCTGGAAGAACACCTCGGCACCCGCTTGCTCAACCGCACCACGCGCCGCCTGTCACTGACGGAAACCGGTCATGCCTACCTGGAGCGCGTGCTGCAAATCCTGCAGGAAGTAGAAGACGCGGAGGCAATCGCGTCGGCGCATTCCAAGAAGCCGACCGGAACGCTACGCATTTATTCGCAAATCGGATTCGGACAACTCCATCTTGCCCGGTTGCTGCGCGAATACGCAAAGCTCTATCCTGATGTTGTGCTGGATGTGACGCTGTCGGACCGCAATGTCGACTTGGTCGAGGACGGCTTCGACGTGGGCATTTTCATCGATTTCCAGAAATTCGATGCCAGCATGATTGCGCGCCAGCTCGGCATCACTGAAGTCGTGCTGTGCGCCTCGCCGGAATATGTAAAGCAGCACGGCGTGCCGGCCGAGCTGGAGGATATATCCCGCCATATCTGCCTGAATTTTTCCCTTGAGCAGGTGCGGCATCACTGGCCGGTGAAACAGGCGGATGGCACCACGACCCAGATTCCAATCAACTGCAAGGTAGTGTCCAACAATGGCGATCTGCTGCGCCAGTGCGCTCTTGAGGGCATGGGGGTCGTGCTGCGGCCCTCCTTTGCGCTGCGCGACGACCTGGCTGCCGGCCGGCTGGTGCGGCTGCTGCCGGACCAGCATCTCCAGAGCCTGTCGGTGGTCATGGTCTATCCGAGCCGGCGCCTGCTGTCGGCCAAGGTCCGCAGCTTCGTCGATTTCATGTCGCAACAATTCCCCCGTCCGGAAAGCGACCCCTGGCTTGAGCCCGCAGCGTGA
- a CDS encoding class II glutamine amidotransferase has product MCQLLGMNCNVPTDIVFSFTGFATRGGRTDVHADGWGIAFFEGKGVRHFVDYEAAVASPIADLIKRYPIKSRNVIAHIRKATQGRIALENCHPFVRELWGRYWVFAHNGDLKEFAPPLDGAFRRVGTTDSEWAFCYLLQELRRRFGDSPPTQAALTAALRELSHGIAAHGTFNMMLSDGSALFAHCSTDLHYIVRQYPFSTAKLSDEDMSVDFSTVTTPNDRVAIIVTAPLTTNETWTRFAAGELKVFVDGMPVA; this is encoded by the coding sequence ATGTGCCAACTGCTCGGCATGAATTGCAACGTCCCGACGGACATCGTGTTCAGCTTTACCGGCTTTGCCACGCGCGGCGGCCGCACCGATGTGCATGCCGACGGCTGGGGAATCGCCTTTTTTGAGGGCAAAGGCGTGCGCCATTTCGTCGATTACGAAGCCGCCGTCGCCTCGCCGATTGCCGACCTGATCAAACGCTACCCGATCAAATCCAGGAATGTCATCGCGCATATCCGCAAGGCGACGCAGGGCCGCATCGCACTGGAAAACTGCCATCCCTTCGTGCGCGAACTGTGGGGACGCTACTGGGTGTTTGCGCATAACGGCGACTTGAAAGAATTTGCACCGCCACTCGACGGCGCTTTCCGCCGCGTGGGCACCACCGACAGCGAATGGGCCTTCTGCTACCTGCTGCAGGAATTGCGGCGGCGCTTCGGCGACTCGCCGCCGACACAGGCCGCACTGACGGCGGCGCTGCGCGAACTGAGCCACGGCATCGCGGCGCACGGCACCTTCAACATGATGCTGTCCGACGGATCGGCACTGTTTGCGCACTGCTCGACCGATCTGCACTACATCGTGCGCCAGTACCCGTTTTCCACCGCCAAGCTGTCGGACGAAGACATGAGCGTCGACTTTTCCACGGTCACCACGCCGAACGACCGGGTGGCGATCATCGTCACAGCACCGCTGACCACGAACGAAACCTGGACGCGCTTTGCTGCCGGCGAATTGAAGGTGTTCGTGGATGGAATGCCGGTGGCGTAA
- a CDS encoding EAL and HDOD domain-containing protein: MNATSTTGNASPRPLRVRDFFLARQPILDRSQSLIAYELLFRNTDTAAANITSDLSATASVIAHTSQLGIEKVIGDSLGFLNVDAAVLMSDIFQFLPKEKVVLEIVETTKATPQILERIQSLVQQGFRFALDDVITDNEDVQKLLPLADIVKIDLRDMPLSALLKLAPKFRLAKKKLLAEKVENREQFDTCLDLGFDYFQGYYFAKPAILSGKKLSPSQLAIMQLMTQITSEADNIDIERSIKQDIALCFNLLRLVNAPAIGMRHRIDSVRQALLVLGRHQLQRWLQIMLYAEPCKKGQSMTPLLTLAATRGKLLELIAHRIEPHQRHIGDTAFTVGIMSLMDTLFSMPMQEILEQVAVVEAVSDALLHRKGRYGDMLRLAEHMERIEEAGSMLEHLVEKLGLSSNDLNDLQLSAFEWGDIVARNAA, from the coding sequence ATGAATGCCACTTCCACAACCGGCAACGCTTCGCCCCGCCCGTTACGCGTGCGGGACTTTTTCCTTGCGCGCCAGCCCATTCTCGACCGTAGCCAGTCGCTGATCGCCTACGAGCTGTTGTTTCGCAATACCGATACTGCGGCGGCCAACATCACCAGCGACCTGTCGGCAACGGCGTCGGTGATCGCGCATACGTCGCAGCTGGGCATCGAAAAGGTGATCGGCGATTCGCTCGGCTTCCTGAATGTGGATGCCGCGGTCCTGATGAGCGACATCTTCCAGTTCCTCCCCAAGGAAAAAGTCGTGCTCGAAATCGTCGAAACGACGAAGGCGACTCCGCAAATCCTCGAGCGCATCCAGTCCCTGGTCCAGCAGGGCTTTCGCTTCGCGCTGGACGACGTCATCACCGACAACGAGGATGTCCAAAAGCTGCTGCCGCTGGCCGACATCGTCAAGATCGACCTGCGCGACATGCCGCTGTCGGCGCTGCTGAAGCTGGCACCGAAGTTCCGTCTCGCGAAGAAAAAACTGCTGGCCGAGAAAGTCGAGAATCGGGAACAGTTCGACACCTGCCTCGACCTCGGCTTCGATTATTTCCAGGGCTATTACTTCGCCAAGCCGGCCATCCTCTCCGGCAAGAAGCTGTCGCCGTCGCAGCTGGCGATCATGCAGCTGATGACGCAGATCACATCGGAGGCGGACAACATCGACATCGAACGCAGCATCAAGCAGGATATCGCACTGTGCTTCAACCTGCTGCGCCTGGTGAACGCACCCGCCATCGGCATGCGGCACCGCATTGACTCGGTCAGGCAGGCATTGCTGGTGCTGGGCCGCCATCAGCTGCAGCGCTGGCTGCAAATCATGCTGTATGCCGAGCCCTGCAAGAAGGGGCAAAGCATGACGCCGCTGCTGACGCTGGCGGCAACCCGCGGCAAGCTGCTGGAATTGATCGCGCACCGGATCGAGCCGCACCAGCGCCATATCGGCGACACCGCGTTCACCGTCGGCATCATGTCGCTGATGGACACCTTGTTCAGCATGCCGATGCAGGAAATCCTGGAACAGGTCGCCGTGGTCGAAGCTGTCAGCGATGCGCTGCTGCACCGCAAAGGGCGCTATGGCGACATGCTGCGGCTGGCCGAGCACATGGAGCGCATCGAAGAGGCGGGATCGATGCTGGAACACCTGGTGGAAAAACTCGGCCTTTCCAGCAACGACTTGAATGACCTGCAGTTAAGCGCCTTCGAATGGGGCGACATCGTGGCGCGCAACGCGGCATAG